Genomic DNA from Bremerella alba:
CTCTGGTCCAGGCTCTTGTTACGAAGAAACCACCAAGGCTGAAAATGCCTACAATTAAGTAGCCCGCGATTACATCCTGCATACGAGCCTCCTTTTCTAGTGGGCATTCAGGCCACTCTAGAGTGAGATATGGATGTCCGGCTGTGGGGCCAACTGCCACGTCAACCGTTCATAGATGAGGTATTAGCAATAGTATCGTTAACATTCCATGAAGACCATAGACGATTGCTTCGGGTGACCGCCATAATGCGGTATTTTTCGAACAGAGGCCCTACGGTCTAGCGAAACAAAAAAGCCCCCACCAGAGGACCGCTAGGCCGCTCATGCGGGAGCAATTTCATTAACCGAATGTTAAGCAACTAGAATGCCATACCATGGCTGATGCTAGCCGCACGCGGAGCGCATTTCTCGATAAGCTGCTTTCAGATAAGCAGTTACGACATAAACCTTATTTCATACCCGTCATCTGCTGCTCAATCCACTGCTCAAGTTCTTCCCATTCGATCTCAGGAACTTGGCACAAATCAGGCCGGAGCCTGACTGCATCGCGTACATAGACGTGATGGATCTCCTCTTGGGGCTTATCCGTATTCCAGTGCAGCAGTATTCGCACACACATGGGCAAAGAGCCGGGTACACTAATTTCGTGCGTGCATATAAGAGGAACATCCATCCAACCGATTTGCCTTGCCGCTAGAGCAGGAAACTCTGCATCCAGATCGTTAGTAATAGTGAAGATGGCACTCGCTACGTCTTTTGGATCGATCCCATTCTGGCGAATCATCAAAGCCAACAGCTGCCGAGTCGCTTCGAGGATCTCGTCGCGATCGTTATGAGAAACGGTAGTCGCCCCGCGAACTCCACGACACATCATGACATTCTTGCCCTTCTAATACGGCTACCCAAAGCGGGCCTCGGTAAAACACGTGCTTTCGTCACTCGTAAAATACAAGATCCCCGCCCCAGTTCACAGGGTCATAGGCGTCACCGAAACGAAAAGGGCGATCTTTCCCCGGAATTCGCATCACCGCAATGTGTTTTATATCAACATGTTACAACTTCATTTCATCTTTTCTAAACAAAAACCCCACGAGCCCCTTTGACGCCAGGGCGAGAAGCTATAGGATATACCGTCTCACCTGAAGCGAGTGACG
This window encodes:
- the aroH gene encoding chorismate mutase codes for the protein MMCRGVRGATTVSHNDRDEILEATRQLLALMIRQNGIDPKDVASAIFTITNDLDAEFPALAARQIGWMDVPLICTHEISVPGSLPMCVRILLHWNTDKPQEEIHHVYVRDAVRLRPDLCQVPEIEWEELEQWIEQQMTGMK